The Scophthalmus maximus strain ysfricsl-2021 chromosome 7, ASM2237912v1, whole genome shotgun sequence genome includes a window with the following:
- the cep152 gene encoding centrosomal protein of 152 kDa isoform X6: MSIDFDSAALQTQLEEEEYDPEDYAREQELHKLLTDLPDDMLEDSRDSSSPEPEYSTCSNKNPGHSRQSAWTQQWSNHPEPISHEQNYEADYDRGGHDEYTYEDGADQINGQQRHAQSQPLPHTWNQPSEDHQFTQGDYTYTSMGTEKSTETNEFSTEYEAKPYSQGTDNHLEYNGEGGYRVALSHGDHTTRNHFQSGSEDNVVNQYQATYNPHHPANQPKMFIPQAAHQGGQFDPLQREFLDSTQQTADREQLAQLQILNKAHQRQMEDLERKLEDSRRNMRYIEHQFAIVKDERDGLAVSLKESSRLVEESKEREVQMQNKVKAMEQQIQVLTERDNENTKKQRVAEAAVDSMKQQMLELCRSDTLSRSREQHDRDLTVIREQHEVVLLALEQKLDSTGQALNEQIDVCRCLREQVKQLECQREEEQLERARVINGLTQRLEESQHQCAKLLQTCSVQEMSQVQIKLQQSQSAKALSENMNKVLQEDLADLKEQITLYESAVKHGVIALDLSNDWENQLSESCVDLGLKKTSRKNGTLHSTALAHLSESKLPKDEALRLLRVEMQRCLGSLKGKRQKINQLQEELQRCQRQVNELHTQLDEAKLSSSVREKNQIKHPDVSGESQKELLRLKEQVEVLEKNNKELKQGEVKLRSVNSELCTKMREMIQELDQEKQEAAQRAERIHQQYRDDVVNQVKTELMLEHDAQLEELTAQHQQQVQQLQTHLSEANDKMLAVQECYLSVCKEKDMLEERMDNRQKEVIRENEQKMKEESGIVVEKLREELEAQHQASMNQLKALWSKQKEAEIQQQVNTHVASAKATFKEEVQKMDRTWTKKLEAAGREKHRETAEATCQTDEIEGSSVTISPEELDSRLDAQKQQLQLEADKVTRKAAVDARKHAQRELQEKHLDDMAKQVEGAVTRAYNRWIEDLPSLPEYQASLQAEREKWEELQENFLEQRVSQSLREAEEQWHKKHRLEEQSSGVQRSEELQEELATLQSQLEQGRREQAALLKAELAGARAAWNRDKQQEISAVQVRSEQAYQTKLQEQHKKLERALEQARADADLEKNELLQQTEAKFQEALRAREEEWRCWHAEKEVSQRRQMRDELIAELQTGMAEVQAQLLHQQCSENTRRASESTAETTTTHLIQTSCKDIVSRAISQAKKEWKKISEERLSCVLKETQEQHEREIDKIRSSLSQRKEPARCRKECADNFSKLQKKNQELQRHLEKACRQLQHSFREHKTTTKTLKDEHERTIQKAKEEYLLQLNEVKRAKESSWSSDHQQNLQQGLEEMKQQYLMTVERIREDMLRYLQDSRDRAAEMIRMEVQRERQDTARKMRHYYLTCLQEILEDGGKIAGAEKKIIYAASKLAAMAKVLETPIKSKTEKNYSLTNGSTAVSTTGCPPGKNAAFNKNPSTLPELPDISAEESSQREKTSASSQQKQDAAARTKPYSDTSASGKEAASVHAAIKPQVTAHTNFLSSKPSKQTPSSHQTPSPSQVNFVSVSVRGKSRERHLQGGASSEADDHLDSERQSKPFLIQAAPVRDEKQTDWSVTSIDSDTGFQVPRLSYSGRKVEPVKPFSVSASVSASDFREFGGLSPDTSDLTVYNDIVKNTPQTQNLNFPSVKTSKCRELTPGSEAKKQQGACPRPLFSELRQRHQDSGFDSPLYQQTGPGEGLR, from the exons ATGTCCATCGACTTCGACAGCGCTGCTCTCCAAACCCAACTCGAGGAGGAGGAATACGACCCGGAGGACTATGCAAGAGAGCAAGAG CTGCACAAACTGCTCACAGACCTGCCAGATGACATGCTGGAGGACAGCAGAGACTCCTCCTCCCCAGAGCCGGAGTACTCGACCTGCAGCAATAAAAACCCCGGTCACAG TAGACAGTCAGCGTGGACTCAGCAATGGTCAAATCATCCAGAGCCAATCTCTCACGAACAG AACTATGAAGCTGACTATGACCGAGGCGGTCACGATGAGTACACTTACGAGGATGGTGCTGATCAGATCAACGGACAGCAGAGGCATGCTCAAAGTCAACCTCTGCCTCACACCTGGAACCAGCCGTCAGAGGATCACCAGTTCACCCAGGGAGATTATACATACACCAGCATGGGGAcagaaaaatctacagagacCAATGAATTCTCCACAGAGTATGAGGCTAAACCGTACTCTCAAGGCACCGACAACCACTTGGAATATAATGGAGAAGGAGGATACAGAGTTGCGCTAAGCCATGGGGACCATACTACCAGAAACCACTTTCAG TCTGGATCAGAGGACAACGTTGTGAATCAGTACCAGGCCACCTACAATCCTCACCATCCTGCAAATCAGCCAAAGATGTTCATCCCACAGGCCGCTCACCAAGGTGGTCAGTTTGACCCTCTGCAAAGAGAATTCCTTGACTCGACACAAC AAACTGCTGATAGGGAACAACTAGCCCAACTGCAGATTTTAAACAAAGCTCATCAGAGGCAAATGGAGGACTTGGAGCGAAAACTGGAAGATTCAAGGCGTAATATGAGATACATCGAGCATCAGTTTGCCATTGTCAAAG ATGAAAGGGATGGCCTAGCAGTAAGTCTGAAGGAATCAAGTCGATTGGTGGAGGAGTCCAAGGAGCGAGAGgttcaaatgcaaaataaagTGAAGGCTATGGAGCAGCAAATACAGGTCCTTACTGAGAGAGATAATGAG AACACAAAGAAGCAGAGGGTGGCGGAGGCTGCGGTGGACAGCATGAAACAGCAGATGTTGGAGCTTTGTCGTTCTGACACGCTGTCCAGATCGCGAGAGCAGCATGACCGGGACCTTACCGTCATTAGGGAACAGCATGAGGTCGTACTGTTGGCCCTCGAGCAGAAGCTTGACTCCACCGGTCAGGCTCTGAATGAACAG ATTGATGTCTGTCGGTGCTTAAGAGAGCAGGTGAAGCAACTGGAGtgccagagagaagaggagcaacTGGAGAGGGCCAGAGTCATCAACGGCCTCACTCAGCGCCTGGAGGAGAGTCAACATCAGTGTGCCAAGCTCCTGCAGACAT GTTCAGTGCAGGAGATGAGTCAGGTGCAAATTAAACTACAACAGTCTCAATCAGCAAAGGCACTGAGCGAAAACATGAACAAAGTCCTGCAG GAGGATTTGGCCGATTTGAAGGAGCAAATCACTCTGTATGAATCTGCTGTGAAACACGGTGTCATTGCATTGGACCTAAGCAATGACTGGGAGAACCAGCTGTCTGAATCCTGTGTGGATTTAGGATTAAAGAAGACGAGCAGGAAAAACGGCACGCTCCACAG TACGGCCTTGGCTCACTTGTCAGAATCCAAGCTGCCCAAGGACGAGGCTTTACGGCTGCTCAGAGTGGAGATGCAGCGTTGCCTGGGCAGTCTGAAGGGGAAGCGTCAGAAGATCAATCAGCTCCAGGAAGAGCTTCAGCGCTGTCAGAGACAAGTGAACGAACTGCACACCCAGCTGGATGAAGCCAAGCTCAGCTCTTCG gtcagagagaaaaatcagATAAAACATCCAGACGTGTCTGGAGAGTCTCAGAAAGAGTTGCTGAGACTAAAGGAGCAAGTGGAG GTGctagagaaaaataataaagagcTGAAGCAGGGTGAGGTGAAGTTGAGGTCTGTCAACTCAGAGCTTTGCACTAAGATGAGGGAGATGATCCAGGAGCTGGACCAAGAAAAGCAGGAGGCTGCTCAGAG AGCCGAACGGATTCATCAGCAGTACAGGGACGACGTGGTGAACCAGGTCAAAACGGAGCTCATGCTGGAACATGACGCTCAGCTCGAAGAGCTGACTgcacagcaccagcagcaggttCAACAGTTACA GACCCACTTGTCTGAGGCCAATGATAAGATGTTGGCTGTACAGGAATGTTATTTATCTGTCTGCAAAGAGAAGGACATGCTCGAAGAACGAATGGACAACAGGCAGAAGGAGGTGATCAGAGAAAATGAG caaaaaatgaaagaggagagtGGTATAGTGGTGGAGAAGCTtagggaggagctggaggctcaGCATCAGGCCTCAATGAACCAGCTAAAAGCTCTGTGGTCCAAGCAGAAGGAGGCTGAGATCCAGCAGCAGGTGAACACTCACGTAGCCTCAGCCAAGGCTACATTTAAGGAGGAAGTGCAAAAA ATGGACAGAACATGGACAAAAAAGCTTGAGGCGGCTGGGagggagaaacacagagagacggcTGAGGCAACCTGTCAGACAGATGAGATCGAAGGCAGCAGTGTGACGATTTCTCCCGAGGAGTTGGACTCGAGGCTCGATGCCCAGAAACAACAGCTGCAACTGGAGGCTGACAAAGTCACACGCAAAGCTGCGGTCGACGCCAGGAAACACGCCCAGAGAGAGCTTCAAGAGAAACATCTGGATGACATGGCCAAGCAG GTTGAAGGTGCAGTGACCAGGGCCTACAATCGCTGGATTGAGGATTTGCCTTCTTTACCAGAATACCAAGCCTCACTCcaagcagagagggagaaatgggAAGAACTCCAAGAAAATTTCTTAGAACAACGG GTGTCCCAGTCCCTGAGGGAAGCAGAGGAGCAGTGGCATAAGAAACACcggctggaggagcagagctCTGGAGTGCAGAGGTCGGAGGAGCTACAAGAGGAGCTGGCGACTCTCCAGAGCCAGCTGGAGcaagggaggagagagcaagCCGCCCTGCTGAAGGCTGAGCTGGCCGGAGCGAGAGCAGCCTGGAACcgagacaaacagcaggagatcTCCGCCGTGCAGGTTCGCAGTGAGCAGGCGTACCAGACcaagctgcaggagcagcacaAAAAGCTGGAGCGGGCTTTGGAGCAGGCCAGAGCAGACGCCGACCTCGAGAAGAATGAGCTGCTCCAGCAAACGGAGGCCAAGTTTCAGGAGGCTCTGAGGGCccgggaggaggagtggaggtgtTGGCATGCAGAGAAAGAGGTGTCCCAGAGAAGGCAGATGAGGGATGAACTAATTGCAGAGCTTCAGACTGGAATGGCGGAGGTCCAGGCGCAACTTCTTCATCAGCAGTGCAGCGAAAACACCAGGAGGGCCAGTGAGTCCACagcagagacaacaacaacacacctcATCCAAACATCCTGCAAAGACATAGTCAGCAGGGCAATATCCCAGGCCAAGAAGGAGTGGAAGAAA ATAAGTGAGGAGAGACTGAGCTGCGTGTTAAAGGAAACGCAGGAACAACACGAAAGAGAGATTGACAAAATACGGA GCTCTTTGTCCCAGAGGAAGGAGCCAGCTCGTTGCAGAAAGGAGTGCGCAGATAATTTCAGtaagctgcagaagaagaaccAGGAGCTCCAGAGACACTTGGAGAAGGCCTGCCGTCAACTCCAGCACAGTTTTCGAGAGCACAAAACCACCACGAAGACCCTCAAAg ATGAGCATGAACGCACCATACAAAAGGCAAAGGAGGAATATTTGCTGCAGCTGAACGAAGTGAAGAGAGCGAAGGAATCCTCATG GAGTTCTGATCACCAACAAAATCTTCAGCAAGGCCTGGAGGAGATGAAGCAGCAATACTTGATGACTGTAGAAAGGATCAGAG AGGACATGCTGCGTTACCTCCAGGATAGTCGGGATCGAGCAGCGGAGATGATCCGCATGGAGGTGCAGAGGGAGCGACAGGACACTGCCAGGAAGATGCGGCATTATTACCTGACCTGTCTGCAGGAGATactggaggatggaggaaagaTCGCAGG agctgaaaagaaaataatttatgCCGCGAGCAAGCTGGCAGCCATGGCCAAAGTGCTAGAGACGCccattaaaagtaaaactgaaaagaaCTACAGTTTAACGA ATGGTTCGACTGCTGTATCCACCACTGGCTGCCCTCCAGGTAAAAACGCAGCTTTCAATAAGAACCCGTCCACCCTGCCCGAGCTCCCGGACATCAGCGCAGAGGAGAGTTCCCAGAGGGAAAAGACCTCTGCCAGTTCACAGCAGAAACAAGACGCTGCAGCCAGGACTAAACCTTACAGCGACACCTCTGCATCTGGGAAGGAGGCGGCCTCAGTGCACGCAGCCATAAAACCCCAAGTTACTGCTCATActaattttctttcttccaaacCTTCCAAACAGACGCCTTCCTCTCATCAGACGCCCTCTCCATCCCAGGTGAATTTTgttagtgtgtctgtgagggGTAAGAGCAGAGAGCGGCACCTGCAGGGAGGAGCCTCCAGCGAAGCAGACGACCACCTGGACTCTGAGCGACAGAGCAAACCTTTTCTCATCCAGGCGGCTCCAGTCAGAGACGAGAAACAGACCGACTGGAGCGTGACCAGCATTGACTCAGACACGGGCTTCCAAGTTCCCAGACTCTCCTACTCTGGGAGGAAAGTAGAACCAGTGAAGCCATTTTCTGTTTCCGCTTCTGTCTCAGCTAGCGACTTCAGAGAGTTCGGTGGCCTCTCTCCAGATACGTCTGACCTGACGGTTTATAATGACATTGTCAAGAATACACCTCAAACCCAGAACTTGAACTTTCCCTCTGTGAAGACGAGTAAATGCAGAGAGCTTACCCCCGGCTCCGAGGCCAAGAAGCAGCAGGGAGCTTGTCCCAGGCCTCTGTTCTCTGAGTTGAGACAGCGCCACCAGGACAGCGGCTTTGACAGTCCACTATACCAACAGACAGGACCAGGTGAGGGTCTGAGGTGA
- the cep152 gene encoding centrosomal protein of 152 kDa isoform X5, whose amino-acid sequence MLHLSTTFPQHTHSLTSRGRTMSIDFDSAALQTQLEEEEYDPEDYAREQELHKLLTDLPDDMLEDSRDSSSPEPEYSTCSNKNPGHSRQSAWTQQWSNHPEPISHEQNYEADYDRGGHDEYTYEDGADQINGQQRHAQSQPLPHTWNQPSEDHQFTQGDYTYTSMGTEKSTETNEFSTEYEAKPYSQGTDNHLEYNGEGGYRVALSHGDHTTRNHFQSGSEDNVVNQYQATYNPHHPANQPKMFIPQAAHQGGQFDPLQREFLDSTQQTADREQLAQLQILNKAHQRQMEDLERKLEDSRRNMRYIEHQFAIVKDERDGLAVSLKESSRLVEESKEREVQMQNKVKAMEQQIQVLTERDNENTKKQRVAEAAVDSMKQQMLELCRSDTLSRSREQHDRDLTVIREQHEVVLLALEQKLDSTGQALNEQIDVCRCLREQVKQLECQREEEQLERARVINGLTQRLEESQHQCAKLLQTCSVQEMSQVQIKLQQSQSAKALSENMNKVLQEDLADLKEQITLYESAVKHGVIALDLSNDWENQLSESCVDLGLKKTSRKNGTLHSTALAHLSESKLPKDEALRLLRVEMQRCLGSLKGKRQKINQLQEELQRCQRQVNELHTQLDEAKLSSSVREKNQIKHPDVSGESQKELLRLKEQVEVLEKNNKELKQGEVKLRSVNSELCTKMREMIQELDQEKQEAAQRAERIHQQYRDDVVNQVKTELMLEHDAQLEELTAQHQQQVQQLQTHLSEANDKMLAVQECYLSVCKEKDMLEERMDNRQKEVIRENEQKMKEESGIVVEKLREELEAQHQASMNQLKALWSKQKEAEIQQQMDRTWTKKLEAAGREKHRETAEATCQTDEIEGSSVTISPEELDSRLDAQKQQLQLEADKVTRKAAVDARKHAQRELQEKHLDDMAKQVEGAVTRAYNRWIEDLPSLPEYQASLQAEREKWEELQENFLEQRVSQSLREAEEQWHKKHRLEEQSSGVQRSEELQEELATLQSQLEQGRREQAALLKAELAGARAAWNRDKQQEISAVQVRSEQAYQTKLQEQHKKLERALEQARADADLEKNELLQQTEAKFQEALRAREEEWRCWHAEKEVSQRRQMRDELIAELQTGMAEVQAQLLHQQCSENTRRASESTAETTTTHLIQTSCKDIVSRAISQAKKEWKKISEERLSCVLKETQEQHEREIDKIRSSLSQRKEPARCRKECADNFSKLQKKNQELQRHLEKACRQLQHSFREHKTTTKTLKDEHERTIQKAKEEYLLQLNEVKRAKESSWSSDHQQNLQQGLEEMKQQYLMTVERIREDMLRYLQDSRDRAAEMIRMEVQRERQDTARKMRHYYLTCLQEILEDGGKIAGAEKKIIYAASKLAAMAKVLETPIKSKTEKNYSLTNGSTAVSTTGCPPGKNAAFNKNPSTLPELPDISAEESSQREKTSASSQQKQDAAARTKPYSDTSASGKEAASVHAAIKPQVTAHTNFLSSKPSKQTPSSHQTPSPSQVNFVSVSVRGKSRERHLQGGASSEADDHLDSERQSKPFLIQAAPVRDEKQTDWSVTSIDSDTGFQVPRLSYSGRKVEPVKPFSVSASVSASDFREFGGLSPDTSDLTVYNDIVKNTPQTQNLNFPSVKTSKCRELTPGSEAKKQQGACPRPLFSELRQRHQDSGFDSPLYQQTGPGEGLR is encoded by the exons ATGCTTCACCTGAGCACAACCTTTCCCCAG cacacacactctctcaccagcagggggcgcacGATGTCCATCGACTTCGACAGCGCTGCTCTCCAAACCCAACTCGAGGAGGAGGAATACGACCCGGAGGACTATGCAAGAGAGCAAGAG CTGCACAAACTGCTCACAGACCTGCCAGATGACATGCTGGAGGACAGCAGAGACTCCTCCTCCCCAGAGCCGGAGTACTCGACCTGCAGCAATAAAAACCCCGGTCACAG TAGACAGTCAGCGTGGACTCAGCAATGGTCAAATCATCCAGAGCCAATCTCTCACGAACAG AACTATGAAGCTGACTATGACCGAGGCGGTCACGATGAGTACACTTACGAGGATGGTGCTGATCAGATCAACGGACAGCAGAGGCATGCTCAAAGTCAACCTCTGCCTCACACCTGGAACCAGCCGTCAGAGGATCACCAGTTCACCCAGGGAGATTATACATACACCAGCATGGGGAcagaaaaatctacagagacCAATGAATTCTCCACAGAGTATGAGGCTAAACCGTACTCTCAAGGCACCGACAACCACTTGGAATATAATGGAGAAGGAGGATACAGAGTTGCGCTAAGCCATGGGGACCATACTACCAGAAACCACTTTCAG TCTGGATCAGAGGACAACGTTGTGAATCAGTACCAGGCCACCTACAATCCTCACCATCCTGCAAATCAGCCAAAGATGTTCATCCCACAGGCCGCTCACCAAGGTGGTCAGTTTGACCCTCTGCAAAGAGAATTCCTTGACTCGACACAAC AAACTGCTGATAGGGAACAACTAGCCCAACTGCAGATTTTAAACAAAGCTCATCAGAGGCAAATGGAGGACTTGGAGCGAAAACTGGAAGATTCAAGGCGTAATATGAGATACATCGAGCATCAGTTTGCCATTGTCAAAG ATGAAAGGGATGGCCTAGCAGTAAGTCTGAAGGAATCAAGTCGATTGGTGGAGGAGTCCAAGGAGCGAGAGgttcaaatgcaaaataaagTGAAGGCTATGGAGCAGCAAATACAGGTCCTTACTGAGAGAGATAATGAG AACACAAAGAAGCAGAGGGTGGCGGAGGCTGCGGTGGACAGCATGAAACAGCAGATGTTGGAGCTTTGTCGTTCTGACACGCTGTCCAGATCGCGAGAGCAGCATGACCGGGACCTTACCGTCATTAGGGAACAGCATGAGGTCGTACTGTTGGCCCTCGAGCAGAAGCTTGACTCCACCGGTCAGGCTCTGAATGAACAG ATTGATGTCTGTCGGTGCTTAAGAGAGCAGGTGAAGCAACTGGAGtgccagagagaagaggagcaacTGGAGAGGGCCAGAGTCATCAACGGCCTCACTCAGCGCCTGGAGGAGAGTCAACATCAGTGTGCCAAGCTCCTGCAGACAT GTTCAGTGCAGGAGATGAGTCAGGTGCAAATTAAACTACAACAGTCTCAATCAGCAAAGGCACTGAGCGAAAACATGAACAAAGTCCTGCAG GAGGATTTGGCCGATTTGAAGGAGCAAATCACTCTGTATGAATCTGCTGTGAAACACGGTGTCATTGCATTGGACCTAAGCAATGACTGGGAGAACCAGCTGTCTGAATCCTGTGTGGATTTAGGATTAAAGAAGACGAGCAGGAAAAACGGCACGCTCCACAG TACGGCCTTGGCTCACTTGTCAGAATCCAAGCTGCCCAAGGACGAGGCTTTACGGCTGCTCAGAGTGGAGATGCAGCGTTGCCTGGGCAGTCTGAAGGGGAAGCGTCAGAAGATCAATCAGCTCCAGGAAGAGCTTCAGCGCTGTCAGAGACAAGTGAACGAACTGCACACCCAGCTGGATGAAGCCAAGCTCAGCTCTTCG gtcagagagaaaaatcagATAAAACATCCAGACGTGTCTGGAGAGTCTCAGAAAGAGTTGCTGAGACTAAAGGAGCAAGTGGAG GTGctagagaaaaataataaagagcTGAAGCAGGGTGAGGTGAAGTTGAGGTCTGTCAACTCAGAGCTTTGCACTAAGATGAGGGAGATGATCCAGGAGCTGGACCAAGAAAAGCAGGAGGCTGCTCAGAG AGCCGAACGGATTCATCAGCAGTACAGGGACGACGTGGTGAACCAGGTCAAAACGGAGCTCATGCTGGAACATGACGCTCAGCTCGAAGAGCTGACTgcacagcaccagcagcaggttCAACAGTTACA GACCCACTTGTCTGAGGCCAATGATAAGATGTTGGCTGTACAGGAATGTTATTTATCTGTCTGCAAAGAGAAGGACATGCTCGAAGAACGAATGGACAACAGGCAGAAGGAGGTGATCAGAGAAAATGAG caaaaaatgaaagaggagagtGGTATAGTGGTGGAGAAGCTtagggaggagctggaggctcaGCATCAGGCCTCAATGAACCAGCTAAAAGCTCTGTGGTCCAAGCAGAAGGAGGCTGAGATCCAGCAGCAG ATGGACAGAACATGGACAAAAAAGCTTGAGGCGGCTGGGagggagaaacacagagagacggcTGAGGCAACCTGTCAGACAGATGAGATCGAAGGCAGCAGTGTGACGATTTCTCCCGAGGAGTTGGACTCGAGGCTCGATGCCCAGAAACAACAGCTGCAACTGGAGGCTGACAAAGTCACACGCAAAGCTGCGGTCGACGCCAGGAAACACGCCCAGAGAGAGCTTCAAGAGAAACATCTGGATGACATGGCCAAGCAG GTTGAAGGTGCAGTGACCAGGGCCTACAATCGCTGGATTGAGGATTTGCCTTCTTTACCAGAATACCAAGCCTCACTCcaagcagagagggagaaatgggAAGAACTCCAAGAAAATTTCTTAGAACAACGG GTGTCCCAGTCCCTGAGGGAAGCAGAGGAGCAGTGGCATAAGAAACACcggctggaggagcagagctCTGGAGTGCAGAGGTCGGAGGAGCTACAAGAGGAGCTGGCGACTCTCCAGAGCCAGCTGGAGcaagggaggagagagcaagCCGCCCTGCTGAAGGCTGAGCTGGCCGGAGCGAGAGCAGCCTGGAACcgagacaaacagcaggagatcTCCGCCGTGCAGGTTCGCAGTGAGCAGGCGTACCAGACcaagctgcaggagcagcacaAAAAGCTGGAGCGGGCTTTGGAGCAGGCCAGAGCAGACGCCGACCTCGAGAAGAATGAGCTGCTCCAGCAAACGGAGGCCAAGTTTCAGGAGGCTCTGAGGGCccgggaggaggagtggaggtgtTGGCATGCAGAGAAAGAGGTGTCCCAGAGAAGGCAGATGAGGGATGAACTAATTGCAGAGCTTCAGACTGGAATGGCGGAGGTCCAGGCGCAACTTCTTCATCAGCAGTGCAGCGAAAACACCAGGAGGGCCAGTGAGTCCACagcagagacaacaacaacacacctcATCCAAACATCCTGCAAAGACATAGTCAGCAGGGCAATATCCCAGGCCAAGAAGGAGTGGAAGAAA ATAAGTGAGGAGAGACTGAGCTGCGTGTTAAAGGAAACGCAGGAACAACACGAAAGAGAGATTGACAAAATACGGA GCTCTTTGTCCCAGAGGAAGGAGCCAGCTCGTTGCAGAAAGGAGTGCGCAGATAATTTCAGtaagctgcagaagaagaaccAGGAGCTCCAGAGACACTTGGAGAAGGCCTGCCGTCAACTCCAGCACAGTTTTCGAGAGCACAAAACCACCACGAAGACCCTCAAAg ATGAGCATGAACGCACCATACAAAAGGCAAAGGAGGAATATTTGCTGCAGCTGAACGAAGTGAAGAGAGCGAAGGAATCCTCATG GAGTTCTGATCACCAACAAAATCTTCAGCAAGGCCTGGAGGAGATGAAGCAGCAATACTTGATGACTGTAGAAAGGATCAGAG AGGACATGCTGCGTTACCTCCAGGATAGTCGGGATCGAGCAGCGGAGATGATCCGCATGGAGGTGCAGAGGGAGCGACAGGACACTGCCAGGAAGATGCGGCATTATTACCTGACCTGTCTGCAGGAGATactggaggatggaggaaagaTCGCAGG agctgaaaagaaaataatttatgCCGCGAGCAAGCTGGCAGCCATGGCCAAAGTGCTAGAGACGCccattaaaagtaaaactgaaaagaaCTACAGTTTAACGA ATGGTTCGACTGCTGTATCCACCACTGGCTGCCCTCCAGGTAAAAACGCAGCTTTCAATAAGAACCCGTCCACCCTGCCCGAGCTCCCGGACATCAGCGCAGAGGAGAGTTCCCAGAGGGAAAAGACCTCTGCCAGTTCACAGCAGAAACAAGACGCTGCAGCCAGGACTAAACCTTACAGCGACACCTCTGCATCTGGGAAGGAGGCGGCCTCAGTGCACGCAGCCATAAAACCCCAAGTTACTGCTCATActaattttctttcttccaaacCTTCCAAACAGACGCCTTCCTCTCATCAGACGCCCTCTCCATCCCAGGTGAATTTTgttagtgtgtctgtgagggGTAAGAGCAGAGAGCGGCACCTGCAGGGAGGAGCCTCCAGCGAAGCAGACGACCACCTGGACTCTGAGCGACAGAGCAAACCTTTTCTCATCCAGGCGGCTCCAGTCAGAGACGAGAAACAGACCGACTGGAGCGTGACCAGCATTGACTCAGACACGGGCTTCCAAGTTCCCAGACTCTCCTACTCTGGGAGGAAAGTAGAACCAGTGAAGCCATTTTCTGTTTCCGCTTCTGTCTCAGCTAGCGACTTCAGAGAGTTCGGTGGCCTCTCTCCAGATACGTCTGACCTGACGGTTTATAATGACATTGTCAAGAATACACCTCAAACCCAGAACTTGAACTTTCCCTCTGTGAAGACGAGTAAATGCAGAGAGCTTACCCCCGGCTCCGAGGCCAAGAAGCAGCAGGGAGCTTGTCCCAGGCCTCTGTTCTCTGAGTTGAGACAGCGCCACCAGGACAGCGGCTTTGACAGTCCACTATACCAACAGACAGGACCAGGTGAGGGTCTGAGGTGA